A single region of the Actinoplanes sp. SE50/110 genome encodes:
- a CDS encoding two-component system response regulator, translating to MGERAKALLVDDRKDNLLALEAILQGLPVTAVAVESGEAALKQLLTDDFAVILLDAHMPNMDGFETASHIKRRERTRHVPILFLTAADRDAQLALRGYAVGAVDYLTKPFDPWVLRAKVSVFVELWTKNQQLKAQAEATKERDAQWLRLTETVDEAARVLRAGGDDAATEALALLEKARWGS from the coding sequence GTGGGTGAGCGCGCCAAAGCACTGCTGGTCGACGACCGGAAGGACAACCTGCTGGCCCTGGAGGCCATCCTGCAGGGCCTCCCGGTGACCGCTGTCGCCGTGGAGAGCGGTGAGGCGGCCCTCAAGCAGCTGCTCACCGACGACTTCGCGGTGATCCTGCTGGACGCGCACATGCCCAACATGGACGGCTTCGAGACGGCCAGCCACATCAAGCGGCGGGAACGGACCCGGCACGTGCCGATCCTCTTCCTGACCGCGGCCGACCGGGACGCCCAGCTCGCCCTGCGTGGTTACGCGGTGGGTGCGGTGGATTACCTGACCAAGCCGTTCGACCCGTGGGTGCTTCGTGCCAAGGTGTCCGTCTTCGTCGAGCTCTGGACGAAAAATCAGCAGCTCAAGGCGCAGGCCGAGGCGACCAAGGAGCGGGACGCGCAGTGGCTGCGGCTGACCGAGACGGTCGACGAGGCGGCGCGCGTGCTCCGGGCCGGCGGCGACGACGCCGCGACCGAGGCGCTGGCTCTGCTGGAGAAGGCGCGCTGGGGAAGCTGA
- a CDS encoding pectate lyase: protein MRHAHPDDAQAARRRRRRIITGVGAAGAAGAVTALVAVLVPNASASTMFSDDFENGVSAWSKSGGDWSVVTDGSKAYRQSKADSQLARVLAGETTWTDYSVSAKVKGISLGSGGLAGVAARVSSSSTMYRLVLTGAGRAELQAAKGSVVSVLASAAVSGVTTWHTLRIDASGSAVKGFVDGAAIGGGTGTLSAKGRIGLVTSRGSADFDDVAVGPAGAATGSPATSATPTRTATGTPTKTATAAPTKSATPTKSATTAPAASTTWPTPTGQKAVTSTIKVTSSLDGGNVRFFGSGALGTDSQSEDQGPLFELADGASLSNVILGDPAADGVHCLGSCTLTNVWWENVGEDAATFKGGTSAVYTVNGGGARGADDKVFQHNGGGTLTIKNFQVSDYGKLYRSCGNCKTQVKRSVIVQNVIATGKAKALVGINSNFGDTATLSNITVVGFPGLKVCDKFKGNSTGAEPTEAGSGADGLNCKFSDSDITFK from the coding sequence ATGCGGCACGCACACCCCGACGACGCCCAGGCCGCGCGCCGTCGTCGTCGCCGGATCATCACCGGAGTCGGCGCGGCCGGCGCCGCCGGTGCGGTCACCGCGCTCGTGGCGGTCCTCGTCCCCAACGCCTCGGCCAGCACGATGTTCAGCGACGACTTCGAGAACGGCGTGAGCGCCTGGTCCAAATCCGGCGGCGACTGGTCGGTCGTGACGGACGGATCCAAGGCGTACCGGCAATCCAAAGCGGACAGTCAGTTGGCGCGGGTCCTCGCCGGGGAGACCACCTGGACCGACTATTCGGTCTCGGCCAAGGTCAAGGGCATCAGCCTGGGCAGCGGCGGCCTCGCCGGAGTCGCGGCCCGGGTCAGCAGCTCCTCGACGATGTACCGGCTGGTGCTGACCGGTGCCGGCAGGGCCGAGCTGCAGGCCGCCAAGGGCAGCGTGGTGTCGGTGCTCGCGTCGGCCGCGGTCAGCGGCGTGACGACCTGGCACACCCTGCGGATCGACGCCTCGGGCAGCGCGGTGAAGGGCTTCGTGGACGGCGCCGCGATCGGCGGCGGGACCGGGACGCTGTCCGCCAAGGGGCGGATCGGCCTGGTCACCAGCAGGGGATCGGCGGACTTCGACGACGTGGCGGTGGGCCCGGCCGGCGCCGCGACCGGTTCCCCGGCGACCAGCGCCACCCCCACCAGGACCGCGACCGGGACACCCACCAAGACCGCGACCGCGGCGCCGACGAAGAGCGCGACGCCGACGAAGAGCGCGACCACCGCTCCGGCCGCGTCGACCACCTGGCCGACCCCGACCGGGCAGAAGGCCGTGACCAGCACCATCAAGGTGACCAGCAGTCTCGACGGCGGCAACGTCCGCTTCTTCGGCAGCGGCGCGCTGGGCACCGACTCGCAGTCCGAGGACCAGGGCCCGCTGTTCGAGCTCGCCGACGGCGCGAGCCTGTCGAACGTGATCCTCGGTGACCCGGCCGCCGACGGCGTGCACTGCCTCGGCTCCTGCACGCTGACCAACGTCTGGTGGGAGAACGTCGGCGAGGACGCGGCCACCTTCAAGGGCGGCACCTCGGCGGTCTACACGGTCAACGGCGGCGGGGCCAGGGGCGCCGACGACAAGGTCTTCCAGCACAACGGCGGCGGCACGCTGACCATCAAGAACTTCCAGGTCAGCGACTACGGCAAGCTGTACCGCTCGTGCGGCAACTGCAAGACTCAGGTCAAGCGCTCGGTGATCGTGCAGAACGTGATCGCCACCGGCAAGGCCAAGGCGCTGGTCGGCATCAACTCGAACTTCGGTGACACCGCGACGCTGTCGAACATCACCGTGGTGGGCTTTCCCGGCCTGAAGGTCTGCGACAAGTTCAAGGGCAACAGCACCGGCGCCGAGCCGACCGAGGCCGGGTCCGGCGCGGACGGCCTCAACTGCAAGTTCTCGGATTCCGACATCACCTTCAAGTGA